From a single Drosophila sulfurigaster albostrigata strain 15112-1811.04 chromosome 3, ASM2355843v2, whole genome shotgun sequence genomic region:
- the LOC133846227 gene encoding mannosylglucosyl-3-phosphoglycerate phosphatase isoform X4, with protein sequence MLQSTNPNFRSLDLSLAPTVSVSASSGSVPTTTSAEGSLSGSTISAGCIGIAQDEETCDTKLLTRTRAYASVSQPQSPRHRVRGTPNGLTGRSTSISSQLEKTKKLLKMTEGEDKPLTILHYNDVYNIESMAETEPIGGAARFATAIKSYAHLNPLVLFSGDAFSPSMLSTFTQGEQMIPVLNQVGTHCAVFGNHDFDHGLDVLVKLIKKTEFPWLMSNVVDNETGRPLGGGKISHFILHNQISIGLIGLVEREWLETLPTIDPTEVTYIDYVEAGNRLARELRNEGCDLIIALTHMRTPNDINLAEKCNGIDIILGGHDHVREVTEINGKMIVKSGTDFQQFSVITIERQANNRTQFTTDVQCVDVTAKIPEDPVLKEELSKYAKFIESKLKDVMGVFSVELDGRFSRVRTQETNLGNWVCDVVLAAVGADVVIINGGTFRSDRIHPVGAFTMGDLVNVIPMRDPLILLEVKGSVLWQALENGVSAYPKLEGRFPQVAGISFAFDPQAAPGKRIDPQLIQVGDEYLNLEQTYKLCVKSYIFMGCDGYTMFKDAKVLMDDDACPELGITLQNHFKAINSRKCGQNTKHRQSLVTLSRRHSLVQCLDSMDLDGPSPIRKLSVGHHNKSMDLSHGNSQKMLRRASLDDLEQSTCDLAPQVEHRIIMIQNEEHHRQLVYKKETHIMNSTITEAEDDYKIRQLDTNCRAITDMEKHI encoded by the exons ATGCTACAGAGCACCAATCCAAATTTTCGCTCCCTCGACCTCTCCCTCGCTCCCACAGTCTCGGTGTCCGCATCGTCCGGCAGTGTGCCGACCACAACAAGTGCCGAGGGTTCGTTGAGCGGCTCGACAATCTCGGCTGGCTGCATTGGCATTGCCCAGGACGAGGAGACCTGCGACACCAAATTGCTGACACGTACGCGTGCCTACGCATCCGTTAGTCAACCGCAGAGTCCGCGTCATCGAGTGCGTGGCACACCGAACGGCCTGACTGGACGTTCCACATCGATATCATCACAGCTGGAGAAGACAAAGAAGCTGCTGAAGATGACAGAGGGTGAGGATAAACCATTGACCATCCTACACTACAACGATGTCTACAACATTGAGTCCATGGCCGAAACAGAGCCAATCGGTGGCGCCGCTCGCTTTGCCACAGCCATCAAGAGCTATGCACACTTGAATCCTCTCGTGCTATTCAGTGGCGATGCCTTCTCGCCCAGCATGC TGAGCACCTTCACACAGGGCGAGCAGATGATTCCTGTGCTCAATCAAGTGGGCACACACTGCGCCGTCTTTGGCAATCACGATTTCG ATCATGGCCTAGATGTGCTGGTCAAGCTGATTAAGAAAACTGAATTTCCCTGGCTGATGTCGAATGTGGTTGACAACGAAACTGGACGCCCGCTGGGCGGTGGCAAAATCTCCCACTTCATATTGCACAATCAAATCTCGATTGGTCTCATTGGCCTCGTGGAGAGGGAATGGCTCGAAACATTGCCCACCATTGATCCCACCGAAGTCACCTACATTGATTATGTAGAGGCTGGCAATCGACTCGCTCGTGAGCTGCGCAACGAGGGCTGTGATCTGATCATTGCTCTGACTCACATGCGAACACCCAACGATATTAATCTGGCCGAGAAATGCAATGGCATCGACATCATTCTCGGTGGACACGATCATGTGCGTGAGGTGACGGAAATCAATGGCAAAATGATTGTAAAGTCTGGCACAGACTTCCAGCAATTCTCCGTCATCACAATCGAACGACAGGCGAACAATCGCACACAGTTCACCACGGATGTGCAGTGTGTGGATGTCACAGCCAAAATACCCGAAGATCCGGTGCTCAAAGAGGAGCTCTCCAAATATGCCA AGTTCATTGAGAGCAAGCTTAAGGATGTGATGGGCGTATTCAGCGTAGAGCTCGACGGACGCTTCTCACGTGTGCGCACCCAGGAGACAAATCTGGGCAACTGGGTCTGCGATGTGGTGCTGGCAGCTGTTGGCGCCGATGTGGTCATCATTAATGGCGGCACCTTCCGCTCGGATCGCATACATCCCGTGGGCGCCTTCACCATGGGTGATCTGGTTAATGTTATACCCATGCGGGATCCATTGATACTGTTGGAGGTTAAGGGCAGCGTGCTATGGCAAGCGTTGGAGAATGGCGTCTCTGCATATCCAAAGCTAGAGGGTCGCTTCCCTCAGGTGGCTGGCATTAGCTTTGCCTTTGATCCACAGGCTGCGCCTGGCAAACGCATTGATCCACAGCTCATTCAAGTGGGCGATGAGTATCTGAATCTCGAGCAGACTTACAAGCTGTGCGTCAAGAGCTACATCTTCATGGGCTGTGATGGATACACCATGTTCAAAGATGCCAAAGTGCTG ATGGATGACGATGCCTGTCCCGAGTTGGGCATCACGCTGCAGAATCACTTTAAGGCAATCAATTCGCGCAAATGCGGCCAGAACACTAAGCATCGACAGTCGCTGGTGACGCTCTCGCGCAGACACAGCCTGGTGCAGTGCTTGGACAGCATGGATCTCGATGGTCCATCGCCCATACGTAAGCTATCGGTGGGACATCACAACAAGTCCATGGACTTGTCGCATGGCAACTCGCAGAAG ATGCTGCGTCGAGCTTCGCTGGATGACTTGGAGCAGTCGACTTGCGACTTGGCGCCGCAGGTGGAGCATCGTATTATTATGATACAGAACGAGGAG CATCATCGACAGTTGGTGTACAAGAAGGAGACGCACATCATGAACTCAACGATCACCGAGGCAGAGGACGA ttaCAAAATTAGACAACTTGATACGAATTGTAGGGC
- the LOC133846227 gene encoding snake venom 5'-nucleotidase isoform X1 — protein MKKMRIRSLKYATNCVFGRRMSSSNNKNSNNDGGGGGAGVGGNIGNTIGGPSPTTPTAGGTVGVGVVSGSSRRLVHLTGGSSSVGGIGSGSGGNSSSGGGSNRGAAMGNVVGWLKQASIEVRDAGTRTLSMLQSTNPNFRSLDLSLAPTVSVSASSGSVPTTTSAEGSLSGSTISAGCIGIAQDEETCDTKLLTRTRAYASVSQPQSPRHRVRGTPNGLTGRSTSISSQLEKTKKLLKMTEGEDKPLTILHYNDVYNIESMAETEPIGGAARFATAIKSYAHLNPLVLFSGDAFSPSMLSTFTQGEQMIPVLNQVGTHCAVFGNHDFDHGLDVLVKLIKKTEFPWLMSNVVDNETGRPLGGGKISHFILHNQISIGLIGLVEREWLETLPTIDPTEVTYIDYVEAGNRLARELRNEGCDLIIALTHMRTPNDINLAEKCNGIDIILGGHDHVREVTEINGKMIVKSGTDFQQFSVITIERQANNRTQFTTDVQCVDVTAKIPEDPVLKEELSKYAKFIESKLKDVMGVFSVELDGRFSRVRTQETNLGNWVCDVVLAAVGADVVIINGGTFRSDRIHPVGAFTMGDLVNVIPMRDPLILLEVKGSVLWQALENGVSAYPKLEGRFPQVAGISFAFDPQAAPGKRIDPQLIQVGDEYLNLEQTYKLCVKSYIFMGCDGYTMFKDAKVLMDDDACPELGITLQNHFKAINSRKCGQNTKHRQSLVTLSRRHSLVQCLDSMDLDGPSPIRKLSVGHHNKSMDLSHGNSQKMLRRASLDDLEQSTCDLAPQVEHRIIMIQNEEHHRQLVYKKETHIMNSTITEAEDDYKIRQLDTNCRAITDMEKHI, from the exons CGGCCGCaggatgagcagcagcaacaacaaaaacagcaacaatgatggcggtggcggtggcgctGGCGTCGGTGGGAATATTGGGAACACTATCGGAGGACCATCACCAACAACTCCAACAGCTGGCGGCActgttggcgttggcgttgtcTCCGGTTCCAGTCGACGTCTAGTGCATTTGacaggcggcagcagcagcgtcggcggcatcggcagcggcagcggtggcaacagcagcagcggcggcggcagcaatcGTGGAGCAGCCATGGGCAATGTTGTTGGCTGGCTGAAGCAG GCTTCCATTGAGGTGCGAGACGCTGGCACCCGGACACTGTCGATGCTACAGAGCACCAATCCAAATTTTCGCTCCCTCGACCTCTCCCTCGCTCCCACAGTCTCGGTGTCCGCATCGTCCGGCAGTGTGCCGACCACAACAAGTGCCGAGGGTTCGTTGAGCGGCTCGACAATCTCGGCTGGCTGCATTGGCATTGCCCAGGACGAGGAGACCTGCGACACCAAATTGCTGACACGTACGCGTGCCTACGCATCCGTTAGTCAACCGCAGAGTCCGCGTCATCGAGTGCGTGGCACACCGAACGGCCTGACTGGACGTTCCACATCGATATCATCACAGCTGGAGAAGACAAAGAAGCTGCTGAAGATGACAGAGGGTGAGGATAAACCATTGACCATCCTACACTACAACGATGTCTACAACATTGAGTCCATGGCCGAAACAGAGCCAATCGGTGGCGCCGCTCGCTTTGCCACAGCCATCAAGAGCTATGCACACTTGAATCCTCTCGTGCTATTCAGTGGCGATGCCTTCTCGCCCAGCATGC TGAGCACCTTCACACAGGGCGAGCAGATGATTCCTGTGCTCAATCAAGTGGGCACACACTGCGCCGTCTTTGGCAATCACGATTTCG ATCATGGCCTAGATGTGCTGGTCAAGCTGATTAAGAAAACTGAATTTCCCTGGCTGATGTCGAATGTGGTTGACAACGAAACTGGACGCCCGCTGGGCGGTGGCAAAATCTCCCACTTCATATTGCACAATCAAATCTCGATTGGTCTCATTGGCCTCGTGGAGAGGGAATGGCTCGAAACATTGCCCACCATTGATCCCACCGAAGTCACCTACATTGATTATGTAGAGGCTGGCAATCGACTCGCTCGTGAGCTGCGCAACGAGGGCTGTGATCTGATCATTGCTCTGACTCACATGCGAACACCCAACGATATTAATCTGGCCGAGAAATGCAATGGCATCGACATCATTCTCGGTGGACACGATCATGTGCGTGAGGTGACGGAAATCAATGGCAAAATGATTGTAAAGTCTGGCACAGACTTCCAGCAATTCTCCGTCATCACAATCGAACGACAGGCGAACAATCGCACACAGTTCACCACGGATGTGCAGTGTGTGGATGTCACAGCCAAAATACCCGAAGATCCGGTGCTCAAAGAGGAGCTCTCCAAATATGCCA AGTTCATTGAGAGCAAGCTTAAGGATGTGATGGGCGTATTCAGCGTAGAGCTCGACGGACGCTTCTCACGTGTGCGCACCCAGGAGACAAATCTGGGCAACTGGGTCTGCGATGTGGTGCTGGCAGCTGTTGGCGCCGATGTGGTCATCATTAATGGCGGCACCTTCCGCTCGGATCGCATACATCCCGTGGGCGCCTTCACCATGGGTGATCTGGTTAATGTTATACCCATGCGGGATCCATTGATACTGTTGGAGGTTAAGGGCAGCGTGCTATGGCAAGCGTTGGAGAATGGCGTCTCTGCATATCCAAAGCTAGAGGGTCGCTTCCCTCAGGTGGCTGGCATTAGCTTTGCCTTTGATCCACAGGCTGCGCCTGGCAAACGCATTGATCCACAGCTCATTCAAGTGGGCGATGAGTATCTGAATCTCGAGCAGACTTACAAGCTGTGCGTCAAGAGCTACATCTTCATGGGCTGTGATGGATACACCATGTTCAAAGATGCCAAAGTGCTG ATGGATGACGATGCCTGTCCCGAGTTGGGCATCACGCTGCAGAATCACTTTAAGGCAATCAATTCGCGCAAATGCGGCCAGAACACTAAGCATCGACAGTCGCTGGTGACGCTCTCGCGCAGACACAGCCTGGTGCAGTGCTTGGACAGCATGGATCTCGATGGTCCATCGCCCATACGTAAGCTATCGGTGGGACATCACAACAAGTCCATGGACTTGTCGCATGGCAACTCGCAGAAG ATGCTGCGTCGAGCTTCGCTGGATGACTTGGAGCAGTCGACTTGCGACTTGGCGCCGCAGGTGGAGCATCGTATTATTATGATACAGAACGAGGAG CATCATCGACAGTTGGTGTACAAGAAGGAGACGCACATCATGAACTCAACGATCACCGAGGCAGAGGACGA ttaCAAAATTAGACAACTTGATACGAATTGTAGGGC
- the LOC133846227 gene encoding mannosylglucosyl-3-phosphoglycerate phosphatase isoform X2, whose protein sequence is MSSSNNKNSNNDGGGGGAGVGGNIGNTIGGPSPTTPTAGGTVGVGVVSGSSRRLVHLTGGSSSVGGIGSGSGGNSSSGGGSNRGAAMGNVVGWLKQASIEVRDAGTRTLSMLQSTNPNFRSLDLSLAPTVSVSASSGSVPTTTSAEGSLSGSTISAGCIGIAQDEETCDTKLLTRTRAYASVSQPQSPRHRVRGTPNGLTGRSTSISSQLEKTKKLLKMTEGEDKPLTILHYNDVYNIESMAETEPIGGAARFATAIKSYAHLNPLVLFSGDAFSPSMLSTFTQGEQMIPVLNQVGTHCAVFGNHDFDHGLDVLVKLIKKTEFPWLMSNVVDNETGRPLGGGKISHFILHNQISIGLIGLVEREWLETLPTIDPTEVTYIDYVEAGNRLARELRNEGCDLIIALTHMRTPNDINLAEKCNGIDIILGGHDHVREVTEINGKMIVKSGTDFQQFSVITIERQANNRTQFTTDVQCVDVTAKIPEDPVLKEELSKYAKFIESKLKDVMGVFSVELDGRFSRVRTQETNLGNWVCDVVLAAVGADVVIINGGTFRSDRIHPVGAFTMGDLVNVIPMRDPLILLEVKGSVLWQALENGVSAYPKLEGRFPQVAGISFAFDPQAAPGKRIDPQLIQVGDEYLNLEQTYKLCVKSYIFMGCDGYTMFKDAKVLMDDDACPELGITLQNHFKAINSRKCGQNTKHRQSLVTLSRRHSLVQCLDSMDLDGPSPIRKLSVGHHNKSMDLSHGNSQKMLRRASLDDLEQSTCDLAPQVEHRIIMIQNEEHHRQLVYKKETHIMNSTITEAEDDYKIRQLDTNCRAITDMEKHI, encoded by the exons atgagcagcagcaacaacaaaaacagcaacaatgatggcggtggcggtggcgctGGCGTCGGTGGGAATATTGGGAACACTATCGGAGGACCATCACCAACAACTCCAACAGCTGGCGGCActgttggcgttggcgttgtcTCCGGTTCCAGTCGACGTCTAGTGCATTTGacaggcggcagcagcagcgtcggcggcatcggcagcggcagcggtggcaacagcagcagcggcggcggcagcaatcGTGGAGCAGCCATGGGCAATGTTGTTGGCTGGCTGAAGCAG GCTTCCATTGAGGTGCGAGACGCTGGCACCCGGACACTGTCGATGCTACAGAGCACCAATCCAAATTTTCGCTCCCTCGACCTCTCCCTCGCTCCCACAGTCTCGGTGTCCGCATCGTCCGGCAGTGTGCCGACCACAACAAGTGCCGAGGGTTCGTTGAGCGGCTCGACAATCTCGGCTGGCTGCATTGGCATTGCCCAGGACGAGGAGACCTGCGACACCAAATTGCTGACACGTACGCGTGCCTACGCATCCGTTAGTCAACCGCAGAGTCCGCGTCATCGAGTGCGTGGCACACCGAACGGCCTGACTGGACGTTCCACATCGATATCATCACAGCTGGAGAAGACAAAGAAGCTGCTGAAGATGACAGAGGGTGAGGATAAACCATTGACCATCCTACACTACAACGATGTCTACAACATTGAGTCCATGGCCGAAACAGAGCCAATCGGTGGCGCCGCTCGCTTTGCCACAGCCATCAAGAGCTATGCACACTTGAATCCTCTCGTGCTATTCAGTGGCGATGCCTTCTCGCCCAGCATGC TGAGCACCTTCACACAGGGCGAGCAGATGATTCCTGTGCTCAATCAAGTGGGCACACACTGCGCCGTCTTTGGCAATCACGATTTCG ATCATGGCCTAGATGTGCTGGTCAAGCTGATTAAGAAAACTGAATTTCCCTGGCTGATGTCGAATGTGGTTGACAACGAAACTGGACGCCCGCTGGGCGGTGGCAAAATCTCCCACTTCATATTGCACAATCAAATCTCGATTGGTCTCATTGGCCTCGTGGAGAGGGAATGGCTCGAAACATTGCCCACCATTGATCCCACCGAAGTCACCTACATTGATTATGTAGAGGCTGGCAATCGACTCGCTCGTGAGCTGCGCAACGAGGGCTGTGATCTGATCATTGCTCTGACTCACATGCGAACACCCAACGATATTAATCTGGCCGAGAAATGCAATGGCATCGACATCATTCTCGGTGGACACGATCATGTGCGTGAGGTGACGGAAATCAATGGCAAAATGATTGTAAAGTCTGGCACAGACTTCCAGCAATTCTCCGTCATCACAATCGAACGACAGGCGAACAATCGCACACAGTTCACCACGGATGTGCAGTGTGTGGATGTCACAGCCAAAATACCCGAAGATCCGGTGCTCAAAGAGGAGCTCTCCAAATATGCCA AGTTCATTGAGAGCAAGCTTAAGGATGTGATGGGCGTATTCAGCGTAGAGCTCGACGGACGCTTCTCACGTGTGCGCACCCAGGAGACAAATCTGGGCAACTGGGTCTGCGATGTGGTGCTGGCAGCTGTTGGCGCCGATGTGGTCATCATTAATGGCGGCACCTTCCGCTCGGATCGCATACATCCCGTGGGCGCCTTCACCATGGGTGATCTGGTTAATGTTATACCCATGCGGGATCCATTGATACTGTTGGAGGTTAAGGGCAGCGTGCTATGGCAAGCGTTGGAGAATGGCGTCTCTGCATATCCAAAGCTAGAGGGTCGCTTCCCTCAGGTGGCTGGCATTAGCTTTGCCTTTGATCCACAGGCTGCGCCTGGCAAACGCATTGATCCACAGCTCATTCAAGTGGGCGATGAGTATCTGAATCTCGAGCAGACTTACAAGCTGTGCGTCAAGAGCTACATCTTCATGGGCTGTGATGGATACACCATGTTCAAAGATGCCAAAGTGCTG ATGGATGACGATGCCTGTCCCGAGTTGGGCATCACGCTGCAGAATCACTTTAAGGCAATCAATTCGCGCAAATGCGGCCAGAACACTAAGCATCGACAGTCGCTGGTGACGCTCTCGCGCAGACACAGCCTGGTGCAGTGCTTGGACAGCATGGATCTCGATGGTCCATCGCCCATACGTAAGCTATCGGTGGGACATCACAACAAGTCCATGGACTTGTCGCATGGCAACTCGCAGAAG ATGCTGCGTCGAGCTTCGCTGGATGACTTGGAGCAGTCGACTTGCGACTTGGCGCCGCAGGTGGAGCATCGTATTATTATGATACAGAACGAGGAG CATCATCGACAGTTGGTGTACAAGAAGGAGACGCACATCATGAACTCAACGATCACCGAGGCAGAGGACGA ttaCAAAATTAGACAACTTGATACGAATTGTAGGGC
- the LOC133846227 gene encoding mannosylglucosyl-3-phosphoglycerate phosphatase isoform X3 encodes MSIDRIYASIEVRDAGTRTLSMLQSTNPNFRSLDLSLAPTVSVSASSGSVPTTTSAEGSLSGSTISAGCIGIAQDEETCDTKLLTRTRAYASVSQPQSPRHRVRGTPNGLTGRSTSISSQLEKTKKLLKMTEGEDKPLTILHYNDVYNIESMAETEPIGGAARFATAIKSYAHLNPLVLFSGDAFSPSMLSTFTQGEQMIPVLNQVGTHCAVFGNHDFDHGLDVLVKLIKKTEFPWLMSNVVDNETGRPLGGGKISHFILHNQISIGLIGLVEREWLETLPTIDPTEVTYIDYVEAGNRLARELRNEGCDLIIALTHMRTPNDINLAEKCNGIDIILGGHDHVREVTEINGKMIVKSGTDFQQFSVITIERQANNRTQFTTDVQCVDVTAKIPEDPVLKEELSKYAKFIESKLKDVMGVFSVELDGRFSRVRTQETNLGNWVCDVVLAAVGADVVIINGGTFRSDRIHPVGAFTMGDLVNVIPMRDPLILLEVKGSVLWQALENGVSAYPKLEGRFPQVAGISFAFDPQAAPGKRIDPQLIQVGDEYLNLEQTYKLCVKSYIFMGCDGYTMFKDAKVLMDDDACPELGITLQNHFKAINSRKCGQNTKHRQSLVTLSRRHSLVQCLDSMDLDGPSPIRKLSVGHHNKSMDLSHGNSQKMLRRASLDDLEQSTCDLAPQVEHRIIMIQNEEHHRQLVYKKETHIMNSTITEAEDDYKIRQLDTNCRAITDMEKHI; translated from the exons ATGTCTATCGATAGAATCTAT GCTTCCATTGAGGTGCGAGACGCTGGCACCCGGACACTGTCGATGCTACAGAGCACCAATCCAAATTTTCGCTCCCTCGACCTCTCCCTCGCTCCCACAGTCTCGGTGTCCGCATCGTCCGGCAGTGTGCCGACCACAACAAGTGCCGAGGGTTCGTTGAGCGGCTCGACAATCTCGGCTGGCTGCATTGGCATTGCCCAGGACGAGGAGACCTGCGACACCAAATTGCTGACACGTACGCGTGCCTACGCATCCGTTAGTCAACCGCAGAGTCCGCGTCATCGAGTGCGTGGCACACCGAACGGCCTGACTGGACGTTCCACATCGATATCATCACAGCTGGAGAAGACAAAGAAGCTGCTGAAGATGACAGAGGGTGAGGATAAACCATTGACCATCCTACACTACAACGATGTCTACAACATTGAGTCCATGGCCGAAACAGAGCCAATCGGTGGCGCCGCTCGCTTTGCCACAGCCATCAAGAGCTATGCACACTTGAATCCTCTCGTGCTATTCAGTGGCGATGCCTTCTCGCCCAGCATGC TGAGCACCTTCACACAGGGCGAGCAGATGATTCCTGTGCTCAATCAAGTGGGCACACACTGCGCCGTCTTTGGCAATCACGATTTCG ATCATGGCCTAGATGTGCTGGTCAAGCTGATTAAGAAAACTGAATTTCCCTGGCTGATGTCGAATGTGGTTGACAACGAAACTGGACGCCCGCTGGGCGGTGGCAAAATCTCCCACTTCATATTGCACAATCAAATCTCGATTGGTCTCATTGGCCTCGTGGAGAGGGAATGGCTCGAAACATTGCCCACCATTGATCCCACCGAAGTCACCTACATTGATTATGTAGAGGCTGGCAATCGACTCGCTCGTGAGCTGCGCAACGAGGGCTGTGATCTGATCATTGCTCTGACTCACATGCGAACACCCAACGATATTAATCTGGCCGAGAAATGCAATGGCATCGACATCATTCTCGGTGGACACGATCATGTGCGTGAGGTGACGGAAATCAATGGCAAAATGATTGTAAAGTCTGGCACAGACTTCCAGCAATTCTCCGTCATCACAATCGAACGACAGGCGAACAATCGCACACAGTTCACCACGGATGTGCAGTGTGTGGATGTCACAGCCAAAATACCCGAAGATCCGGTGCTCAAAGAGGAGCTCTCCAAATATGCCA AGTTCATTGAGAGCAAGCTTAAGGATGTGATGGGCGTATTCAGCGTAGAGCTCGACGGACGCTTCTCACGTGTGCGCACCCAGGAGACAAATCTGGGCAACTGGGTCTGCGATGTGGTGCTGGCAGCTGTTGGCGCCGATGTGGTCATCATTAATGGCGGCACCTTCCGCTCGGATCGCATACATCCCGTGGGCGCCTTCACCATGGGTGATCTGGTTAATGTTATACCCATGCGGGATCCATTGATACTGTTGGAGGTTAAGGGCAGCGTGCTATGGCAAGCGTTGGAGAATGGCGTCTCTGCATATCCAAAGCTAGAGGGTCGCTTCCCTCAGGTGGCTGGCATTAGCTTTGCCTTTGATCCACAGGCTGCGCCTGGCAAACGCATTGATCCACAGCTCATTCAAGTGGGCGATGAGTATCTGAATCTCGAGCAGACTTACAAGCTGTGCGTCAAGAGCTACATCTTCATGGGCTGTGATGGATACACCATGTTCAAAGATGCCAAAGTGCTG ATGGATGACGATGCCTGTCCCGAGTTGGGCATCACGCTGCAGAATCACTTTAAGGCAATCAATTCGCGCAAATGCGGCCAGAACACTAAGCATCGACAGTCGCTGGTGACGCTCTCGCGCAGACACAGCCTGGTGCAGTGCTTGGACAGCATGGATCTCGATGGTCCATCGCCCATACGTAAGCTATCGGTGGGACATCACAACAAGTCCATGGACTTGTCGCATGGCAACTCGCAGAAG ATGCTGCGTCGAGCTTCGCTGGATGACTTGGAGCAGTCGACTTGCGACTTGGCGCCGCAGGTGGAGCATCGTATTATTATGATACAGAACGAGGAG CATCATCGACAGTTGGTGTACAAGAAGGAGACGCACATCATGAACTCAACGATCACCGAGGCAGAGGACGA ttaCAAAATTAGACAACTTGATACGAATTGTAGGGC